In Onychostoma macrolepis isolate SWU-2019 chromosome 04, ASM1243209v1, whole genome shotgun sequence, one DNA window encodes the following:
- the LOC131538979 gene encoding gastrula zinc finger protein XlCGF8.2DB-like isoform X1, whose product MAFIKEESEDMKIEETFRVKREDTEEQTDLMELKEESPKELNEIEEENQDEKRHDFKRGDKSLKTEKTSSQKSGQRSDSNSFTCCQCGKNITNKQNLEVHMRVHTGEKPFSCQQCGKSFTQKQNLKVHMRIHTGEKPYPCKLCGQSFTLKGNLNAHMRIHTGETPYTCKMCGKSFSRKESLMAHMNIHTGEKPFICGQCGKRFKCKETLNRHMRIHSKEDCFICHQCGKSFLHKRSLNTHIRLHTGEKPFICPQCGKSFSQKGNLQTHISIHTGEKPFKCLQCDNSFTYKRDLKRHLQTHSVKNL is encoded by the exons ATGGcctttattaaagaggagagtgaagacatgAAGATTGAAGAAACATTCAGAGTGAAACgagaagatactgaggaacaaacag ACCTGATGGAACTGAAAGAGGAGAGTCCGAAAGAACTGAATGAAATTGAAGAGGAAAATCAGGATGAGAAACGTCATGATTTCAAGAGAGGAGATAAATCCTTAAAGACTGAAAAGACTTCCTCACAAAAAAGTGGTCAGAGGTCTGACTCTAACAGTTTCACCTGCTGTCAGTGTGGTAAGAATATAACTAATAAGCAAAACCTTGAAGTCCATATGAGAGTTCACAcaggagagaagcctttcagctgccaacagtgtggaaagagtttcacccaaaaacaaaaccttaaagtccacatgagaattcacactggagagaagccttacccCTGCAAACTGTGTGGACAGAGTTTTACACTTAAGGGAAACCTTAATGCCCacatgaggattcacactggagagaccCCTTACACCTGCAAAATGTGTGGGAAGAGCTTCTCACGAAAAGAAAGTCTTATGGCTCACATGAACATTCACACAGGAGAAAAGCCTTTCATATGtggtcagtgtggaaagagattCAAATGTAAAGAAACCCTTAATCGCCACATGAGGATTCACTCAAAAGAGGACTGTTTTATATgccatcagtgtggaaagagtttcctGCATAAAAGAAGCCTCAACACTCACATTAGacttcatactggagagaagcctttcatctgccctcagtgtggaaaaagCTTCTCACAAAAAGGAAACCTTCAGACTCACATAagtattcacactggagagaagccttttaAGTGTCTTCAGTGCGATAATAGTTTCACATATAAAAGAGACCTGAAACGTCATTTGCAAACTCATTCTGTAAAGAATCTGTGA